Proteins from a genomic interval of Psychrobacter urativorans:
- the pncB gene encoding nicotinate phosphoribosyltransferase — protein MTVTDTPTSVAPIITSLLDNDLYKFTMLQAMLHQFPQTHGVYRFRCRNNQDAAYPLADIKVELEAQLDSLCELRFLQDELDYLRGLRFMRSDFVDYLELFKLKRRFITVSTDEKGRLFIDIEGPMIQAMFFEVFVLAIVNELYFNALSNATVIAEGQRRLDDKVALLHSYAEQQAAQKKTVDKPPFIVADFGTRRRFSKVWQAHVVETLHKAEPKIVSGTSNVYLAKKLNMTPIGTMAHEFMQAFQALDVRLRDSQKAALESWVHEYRGDLGIALTDVVGMDAFLRDFDLYFAKLFDGLRHDSGDPYIWGDKAIAHYQKLKIDPKTKVLTFSDGLDLPKAWELHQYFNDRIKTSFGIGTNLTNDMGLTPLNIVLKLIECNGQPVAKLSDSPGKTMINNDTYLAYLRQVFEVDEPE, from the coding sequence ATGACCGTTACCGATACTCCTACTAGCGTTGCCCCCATTATCACATCATTACTTGATAACGATTTGTATAAATTCACCATGTTACAAGCGATGCTGCATCAGTTTCCGCAGACACATGGCGTTTATCGGTTTCGCTGCCGTAATAATCAAGACGCTGCGTATCCGTTGGCGGATATCAAGGTAGAACTTGAGGCGCAATTAGACAGTTTATGTGAATTGCGCTTCTTGCAAGATGAACTGGACTACTTGCGTGGTCTGCGTTTTATGCGCTCAGATTTTGTTGATTATCTTGAGCTATTTAAGCTAAAACGTCGCTTTATTACCGTGAGTACGGACGAGAAAGGTCGGTTGTTTATCGACATCGAAGGACCGATGATTCAGGCCATGTTCTTTGAAGTATTTGTCTTAGCTATCGTTAATGAGTTGTATTTTAATGCCTTATCAAACGCCACGGTCATTGCAGAAGGGCAGCGTAGGCTTGATGACAAGGTAGCGTTATTACATAGCTATGCTGAGCAACAAGCTGCACAGAAAAAGACAGTCGATAAGCCACCATTCATTGTTGCTGATTTTGGCACGCGCAGACGTTTTAGTAAAGTTTGGCAGGCGCATGTAGTAGAAACCTTGCATAAAGCTGAACCAAAAATCGTGAGTGGTACGTCTAACGTTTATTTAGCCAAAAAGCTTAATATGACGCCCATTGGCACTATGGCACATGAGTTTATGCAAGCGTTTCAGGCATTAGATGTGCGCTTGCGCGATTCGCAAAAAGCGGCATTAGAATCGTGGGTACATGAATATCGCGGGGATTTGGGGATTGCCTTGACCGATGTGGTGGGCATGGATGCATTTTTACGCGATTTTGATTTGTATTTTGCCAAGCTTTTCGATGGGCTGCGTCATGATAGTGGCGACCCTTATATTTGGGGTGATAAAGCCATTGCCCATTATCAAAAATTAAAGATAGATCCGAAAACTAAGGTTCTGACCTTTAGTGATGGTTTAGACTTGCCTAAGGCATGGGAGCTACATCAGTATTTTAATGACCGTATTAAGACCAGTTTCGGGATTGGCACCAATCTCACCAACGATATGGGCTTAACGCCACTCAATATTGTACTAAAATTAATTGAATGTAATGGTCAACCGGTGGCTAAATTGTCTGATAGCCCCGGCAAAACCATGATTAATAATGACACTTATTTGGCTTATTTACGTCAAGTATTTGAAGTGGATGAGCCTGAATAA
- the msrAB gene encoding bifunctional peptide-methionine (S)-S-oxide reductase MsrA/peptide-methionine (R)-S-oxide reductase MsrB: protein MSYKNSQNDSRNDNDLTPESQRPPSRWLKNVSAFGVTSVLSAGLLLACGQMSSAENNAKSGSQKANQNSGVTSSRDMLPSDMLKQMQALPQLTKDLGKNGAAVIDPNKPTLVKFWASWCPLCLGTLEETESWRTDPKFTGLNVVTVASPGHLNEKAASEFNTWYAGVQADYPKLPVLVDASGSLINKLGIQVYPSWAILDKKGNLVHLVKGNMTEQQAYALAENAGNDFAELKAGSAKPDATSAENNSKIESINKKGEVYYNAQGKPINTRTIYLAGGCFWGIEAYMERVDGVVDAVSGYANGAANRANPSYEQVIGGSGHAETVKVTYDADKTDLETILKYYFRVIDPTSLNKQGNDRGVQYRSGIYYTDSKDKAVIDAAVKEVQSKYKQKVVVENKSLDNFYLAEMYHQDYLAKNPNGYCHVDLSLADDKPEGVARTKLAPVTTIAETLSAKRYAGFDKNALKNTLTKEQYNITQDAGTERAFSHEYDELFAPGLYVDVVSGEPLFLSTDKYASGCGWPSFTKPIDMQVITQHKDMAFNMVRTEIRSRVADSHLGHVFPDGPKDRGGLRYCINGGALQFIPVSAMPQSGYAPLVKLVK, encoded by the coding sequence ATGTCATATAAAAATTCTCAAAATGACTCTCGAAATGACAACGACTTAACGCCAGAATCACAGCGTCCACCATCACGTTGGTTAAAAAACGTCAGCGCGTTTGGCGTCACTAGTGTATTAAGTGCAGGACTATTATTAGCCTGTGGGCAAATGAGTAGCGCAGAAAATAACGCCAAATCGGGCAGTCAGAAAGCCAACCAAAATAGTGGTGTGACAAGCTCACGCGATATGCTGCCATCTGATATGCTCAAGCAAATGCAAGCTTTGCCACAGCTGACTAAAGATCTTGGTAAAAATGGCGCTGCAGTCATCGACCCTAATAAACCAACGCTAGTGAAATTTTGGGCAAGCTGGTGTCCGCTGTGTTTGGGTACGTTAGAGGAGACTGAAAGCTGGCGCACCGATCCTAAATTTACAGGCTTAAATGTGGTAACCGTGGCAAGCCCTGGTCATCTGAATGAAAAAGCCGCCAGTGAATTTAATACTTGGTATGCAGGCGTACAAGCTGATTATCCTAAGCTACCCGTTTTGGTCGATGCGTCAGGCAGTCTGATTAATAAGTTAGGCATACAAGTTTATCCAAGCTGGGCAATATTGGATAAAAAAGGCAATTTGGTGCATCTGGTCAAAGGTAACATGACGGAACAGCAAGCGTATGCCTTGGCTGAAAATGCGGGTAACGATTTTGCTGAGCTAAAAGCGGGAAGTGCCAAACCTGACGCAACATCAGCAGAAAATAATAGCAAAATTGAATCCATCAACAAAAAGGGCGAGGTATATTACAACGCCCAAGGTAAGCCAATCAACACTCGCACGATTTACCTAGCGGGTGGCTGTTTCTGGGGTATTGAAGCCTACATGGAGCGCGTCGACGGTGTCGTCGATGCGGTATCCGGCTATGCCAATGGTGCGGCTAACAGAGCAAATCCAAGTTACGAGCAGGTTATTGGTGGCTCTGGGCATGCTGAAACTGTAAAAGTAACCTATGATGCTGATAAAACCGATCTTGAAACCATATTAAAATACTACTTCCGCGTGATTGACCCAACCAGTCTCAATAAACAAGGCAACGATCGCGGCGTCCAGTATCGTTCTGGAATTTATTATACCGATAGCAAAGACAAAGCTGTTATTGATGCTGCCGTTAAAGAAGTCCAAAGCAAATACAAACAAAAAGTGGTGGTTGAAAATAAGTCATTAGATAATTTTTATTTGGCTGAGATGTATCATCAAGATTATTTAGCTAAAAATCCAAATGGTTATTGTCATGTTGATTTAAGTTTGGCTGATGATAAACCAGAAGGCGTAGCGCGTACTAAGCTTGCACCGGTCACCACCATTGCTGAAACTTTGTCTGCTAAGCGTTATGCTGGCTTTGATAAAAATGCACTCAAAAATACTTTGACCAAAGAGCAGTATAATATTACTCAAGATGCGGGTACAGAGCGTGCCTTTAGTCACGAATATGATGAGTTATTTGCGCCTGGTCTTTATGTCGATGTGGTAAGTGGTGAACCGTTATTTTTATCAACGGATAAATATGCATCAGGCTGTGGCTGGCCTAGCTTTACCAAACCGATTGATATGCAGGTAATTACTCAGCATAAAGATATGGCATTTAACATGGTACGTACCGAGATTCGTTCAAGGGTTGCAGACTCGCATTTGGGTCATGTATTCCCCGATGGTCCTAAAGACCGTGGCGGTCTGCGCTACTGTATTAATGGCGGCGCTTTACAGTTTATCCCTGTCAGTGCGATGCCACAGTCGGGCTATGCGCCATTGGTTAAACTGGTTAAATAA
- a CDS encoding ATP-binding cassette domain-containing protein, with product MNHIRLENISKIYNATNAQAQSALTLLAEGMNSIDVKEQTGYSVGLYDINLTIKAGELHCIMGLSGSGKSTLIRHINRLIDPTSGKIWVDTAINAQTNIAEDNSISARASQSAPSSVINILELDDKGLQQYRQQNVSMVFQHFGLTPHMTVLQNAAYGLRVRKMNVSERHEIARHWLNEVGLPNLENSYPDELSGGMQQRVGLARALATDTPILLMDEAFSALDPLIRAQLQDQLLELQARLNKTIVFITHDIDEAVKVGQCISILNGGRLVQTGTPTELRNNPVDNYVAQFMQARK from the coding sequence ATGAATCATATTCGGCTAGAAAATATTAGTAAAATTTATAATGCGACCAATGCGCAAGCACAGTCTGCGCTGACACTACTGGCTGAAGGTATGAACAGTATTGATGTAAAAGAGCAAACCGGCTATTCCGTAGGACTTTATGATATTAATTTGACTATTAAAGCCGGTGAGTTGCATTGCATTATGGGGCTGTCAGGTTCGGGAAAATCAACGTTAATACGTCATATTAATCGGCTCATTGATCCAACCAGTGGTAAAATTTGGGTGGATACTGCCATTAATGCACAAACTAATATTGCAGAAGATAACTCTATATCAGCCCGCGCTTCTCAGTCTGCACCTTCAAGCGTTATTAATATTTTAGAGCTTGACGATAAAGGGCTACAGCAGTATCGGCAACAGAATGTCAGTATGGTATTTCAGCATTTTGGCTTAACGCCGCATATGACCGTCTTACAAAATGCCGCTTATGGTCTGCGGGTGCGCAAGATGAACGTCAGCGAGCGCCATGAGATTGCACGGCACTGGCTAAATGAAGTGGGTTTGCCAAATTTAGAAAACAGCTATCCTGATGAATTGTCCGGTGGGATGCAGCAGCGTGTCGGACTGGCGCGGGCGTTAGCGACCGATACCCCGATTTTGCTGATGGATGAAGCCTTTTCTGCTCTTGACCCTTTGATTCGTGCGCAATTACAAGACCAATTACTGGAGCTACAAGCACGGCTCAATAAAACGATTGTATTTATTACCCATGATATTGATGAAGCGGTCAAAGTCGGTCAATGTATTAGTATTTTAAATGGCGGACGTTTGGTACAGACAGGCACGCCAACCGAATTGCGCAATAATCCTGTTGATAATTATGTCGCTCAATTTATGCAAGCGAGAAAGTAA
- a CDS encoding glycine betaine ABC transporter substrate-binding protein, with translation MRQWVALSLLLLSSWLLPVSASAACDNPIKFGALTWESGQFTTGVLKYIAEKGYGCQIEEVPGAGPALETALSQNDIQVIGEQWVGRSPIMEQAIKDKKVMVIGDTLKGGATQGWYVPKYVIEDNPGLRRYQDLPKYAHLFKDPEDPKKSRFMNCPSGWACEVFNTRLLKNTGLGTTFNNVRPGTGAALDAEIASAFEQRKPLLFYYWQPTGLIAKYDFAPLEFPAYDDACWQDLLKADGSANCVSGFPVSPLGIAVSTPFISNNPEVSAAFKKVQFTPDALNGAILAMSENKRSGDEQALEFLRDNPNVWQAWISDTAADKLAAALGIRLGSDSTSNSSVSSPLNTTASKSPTDTILGWSSSFPSWSLETPLNKSLASLVKNYGDVFRSISHVALTYLLLPLERLLTIIPPWLIIALVTILAWFGVRKIWFALACGVGLFLIGSFGLWSALIDTLALLIVSVLVTVVIGIPIGIAMSGSKVLRKIITPILDVMQTMPSFVYLIPVLMLFGIGKVPALFATVIYALPPLIRLTTLGITQVNHEMVEAGRSFGSTHWQLLIWIKLPQALPSIMAGINQAVMMSLAMVVLASMIGAPGLGEDVLQSIQTLNIGQGLQAGTAIVIVAIIIDRITQAFGQGKRARQQTIKAGSRHIG, from the coding sequence ATGCGCCAATGGGTTGCGTTAAGTTTACTGCTATTGAGTTCGTGGTTGCTGCCGGTATCTGCATCAGCGGCGTGTGATAATCCGATTAAATTTGGCGCATTGACTTGGGAGAGCGGTCAATTCACCACTGGCGTGCTCAAGTACATTGCTGAAAAAGGCTACGGTTGTCAGATTGAAGAGGTGCCAGGCGCAGGTCCAGCGCTTGAAACGGCATTATCACAAAACGATATTCAAGTTATTGGTGAGCAGTGGGTTGGGCGCTCGCCTATCATGGAGCAAGCCATCAAAGATAAAAAAGTGATGGTAATTGGCGACACGCTTAAAGGCGGTGCGACCCAAGGCTGGTATGTACCCAAATATGTGATAGAAGACAATCCCGGGTTACGTCGCTATCAAGATTTACCAAAATATGCGCATCTATTTAAAGACCCTGAAGACCCAAAAAAATCACGGTTTATGAATTGTCCATCGGGTTGGGCGTGTGAGGTATTTAATACGCGCTTACTTAAAAATACGGGTCTTGGTACTACCTTTAATAATGTCCGTCCCGGTACAGGCGCAGCTTTAGATGCTGAGATTGCATCGGCATTTGAGCAGCGAAAGCCGTTATTGTTTTATTACTGGCAGCCAACAGGGTTAATCGCTAAATACGACTTTGCCCCGCTAGAATTTCCTGCTTATGATGATGCGTGCTGGCAAGACTTATTAAAGGCGGACGGCAGTGCCAACTGTGTTTCTGGCTTTCCTGTCTCACCATTAGGTATTGCCGTGTCAACGCCATTTATAAGCAACAATCCTGAAGTCTCTGCTGCCTTTAAAAAAGTACAATTTACGCCTGATGCGCTGAATGGGGCTATCTTGGCAATGAGTGAAAATAAGCGCAGTGGCGATGAGCAAGCATTGGAATTTTTACGTGATAATCCCAATGTTTGGCAAGCGTGGATATCTGATACGGCAGCCGATAAGCTCGCTGCTGCTTTAGGTATTCGTTTAGGATCAGATAGCACCAGTAATAGCAGTGTTAGTTCTCCGCTTAATACCACCGCATCAAAGTCACCAACTGACACTATATTAGGATGGTCATCAAGTTTTCCTTCGTGGTCGCTTGAAACCCCACTGAATAAGTCTCTCGCAAGTCTTGTCAAAAATTATGGTGATGTTTTTCGTAGTATCAGCCATGTGGCTTTAACCTATTTATTATTGCCTCTTGAGCGTTTATTAACGATTATTCCACCGTGGTTAATCATTGCGCTGGTTACTATCTTGGCATGGTTTGGCGTGCGTAAAATATGGTTTGCATTGGCTTGTGGCGTTGGGTTATTTTTGATTGGTTCATTCGGGCTTTGGAGCGCGCTGATTGATACGTTGGCGCTGTTAATTGTGTCAGTATTGGTTACGGTAGTTATCGGTATTCCGATTGGTATCGCCATGTCAGGCAGTAAGGTGCTGCGCAAAATTATCACACCCATACTGGATGTGATGCAGACGATGCCCAGTTTTGTCTACTTGATACCCGTGCTGATGCTGTTTGGCATTGGTAAAGTACCCGCGTTATTTGCTACCGTCATTTATGCCTTGCCACCACTGATTCGCTTAACCACGTTAGGGATTACCCAAGTTAATCACGAAATGGTGGAAGCAGGACGCTCATTCGGTAGCACGCATTGGCAATTACTCATTTGGATTAAACTGCCGCAAGCCTTGCCTAGTATTATGGCGGGTATCAATCAGGCAGTGATGATGTCGTTGGCGATGGTGGTTCTAGCGTCTATGATTGGTGCGCCGGGGCTTGGCGAGGACGTATTGCAATCTATTCAAACCCTGAATATTGGTCAAGGTCTACAGGCGGGCACAGCGATTGTCATTGTGGCAATTATCATTGACCGGATTACCCAAGCCTTTGGTCAAGGTAAACGCGCCCGACAACAGACCATTAAAGCGGGTAGTCGACATATTGGTTAA
- a CDS encoding coniferyl aldehyde dehydrogenase — MTDHNLNDNLHDSNQTSSIHDIAITIITTTEQLQAQFLRLQKLSRTKPILDWATRETQLDSLEAMLSDNQNSLAKAISTDFGHRSVSETQFAELFPSFTGITHAKKHGKSWMKTRRASISALYRPAHNEIQPQPLGVVGIMVPWNYPLYLAIGPMIDALTAGNRVMIKMSEAAPQFAQAFATAIAHYFSADMVCVVLGEVDIAEAFSKLPFDHLLYTGSTAVGKKVMAAAAPNLTPVTLELGGKSPVIVLDDANLESAVNRIMMGKTLNAGQTCIAPDYVLIPRQYHLRFISLATAWMKEHYPNIAHNPDYSHIINDGQFKRVQRYLQALPENSVHALTDREANAETRLMLPIVVTEPAPDSDLMQNEIFAPILPLIHYDTLDDAIHFINARPRPLALYVFGNNDYDIEQVRTRTVSGGVCVNDVIIHVAQHDLPFGGVGHSGMGAYHGKAGFERFSHLKPVFVQSKLNGLNLLLPPYGDLFKKAMALFLK, encoded by the coding sequence ATGACTGACCATAATTTAAACGACAATCTACACGACAGTAATCAAACTTCGAGCATTCATGACATTGCGATAACGATTATTACCACCACTGAGCAGCTACAAGCGCAATTTTTACGTTTGCAAAAGCTTAGCCGTACCAAGCCAATATTGGATTGGGCGACCCGTGAGACGCAATTAGACAGTTTAGAAGCGATGTTAAGTGACAATCAAAATAGTCTTGCGAAAGCCATTAGTACGGACTTTGGGCACCGTAGTGTGTCAGAGACGCAGTTTGCCGAATTGTTCCCAAGTTTTACGGGGATTACGCATGCCAAAAAGCATGGTAAGTCATGGATGAAAACCCGCCGCGCTTCTATATCCGCGCTTTATCGACCAGCGCATAATGAAATTCAGCCGCAGCCTTTAGGCGTGGTGGGTATTATGGTGCCATGGAACTATCCGTTATATTTGGCGATAGGACCGATGATTGATGCGTTAACGGCAGGCAATCGGGTGATGATTAAAATGAGCGAGGCAGCACCGCAATTTGCACAAGCTTTTGCTACAGCCATCGCTCATTATTTTTCAGCAGATATGGTGTGCGTGGTGCTCGGCGAGGTCGATATAGCGGAAGCCTTTAGCAAACTACCTTTTGACCACTTACTTTATACGGGCTCAACCGCAGTTGGTAAAAAAGTCATGGCGGCAGCGGCACCGAATTTAACGCCTGTTACGCTTGAGCTGGGCGGCAAGTCACCGGTGATTGTGCTCGACGACGCCAATTTAGAAAGTGCAGTCAATCGAATTATGATGGGCAAAACTCTGAACGCGGGTCAGACTTGTATCGCGCCTGATTATGTCCTTATTCCACGCCAATATCATTTGCGCTTTATTAGCTTGGCGACCGCGTGGATGAAAGAGCATTATCCTAATATTGCTCATAATCCAGATTATAGTCATATTATTAATGATGGACAATTTAAGCGCGTGCAACGCTATCTACAAGCATTACCAGAAAATAGTGTACATGCGCTGACTGATAGGGAGGCAAATGCTGAAACGCGCTTGATGTTGCCCATTGTTGTTACTGAGCCTGCGCCTGACAGCGATTTAATGCAAAATGAGATTTTTGCGCCTATTTTACCCTTGATACATTATGACACGCTTGATGATGCCATTCATTTCATCAATGCCCGACCGCGACCACTGGCTTTATATGTGTTTGGCAATAATGACTATGATATCGAACAGGTACGTACGCGCACGGTATCAGGTGGTGTGTGTGTCAATGACGTCATCATTCATGTGGCACAGCATGACTTGCCCTTTGGTGGGGTTGGACATTCAGGCATGGGTGCGTATCATGGTAAAGCGGGCTTTGAGCGTTTTAGTCATCTTAAACCCGTTTTTGTACAATCTAAGCTCAATGGTCTGAATTTATTATTACCGCCTTATGGCGACTTGTTTAAAAAGGCTATGGCGTTGTTTTTAAAATAA
- a CDS encoding lipoyl protein ligase domain-containing protein, which yields MTQHISDTVISKTLISKALIAADYNPTHDAMLQRTLERIALKKEQGLRTPDELWIVDHNDVYTLGQAGKEEHILRQTTTPIIKTDRGGQVTWHGHGQLVIYWLFDLHSLGWSVRHLVSHAEQAIEDVVNDCLKNHPLATTTNISAHARRDAPGVYLYANYADIIDNNDIANNDIDKNANEPNDDAIMIGKIASLGFKIKHGFSYHGIALNIDCDLAAFNAINPCGYAGMQMLRLSDFTAMSAQLADALNYEQVTQKLIDNIAQRHGGLIELRAIAPKS from the coding sequence ATGACTCAACACATCAGTGACACTGTGATAAGTAAAACCCTCATCAGTAAAGCGCTAATCGCTGCCGACTACAACCCAACTCATGATGCCATGCTACAGCGCACCCTTGAGCGTATTGCCCTTAAAAAAGAGCAAGGACTGCGGACGCCTGACGAGCTATGGATTGTCGATCATAATGATGTATATACCCTTGGGCAAGCAGGTAAAGAAGAGCATATCTTACGGCAGACCACAACGCCGATTATTAAGACCGATCGCGGTGGACAAGTCACTTGGCACGGTCATGGGCAATTGGTTATTTATTGGCTGTTTGATTTGCATAGCTTGGGCTGGAGTGTGCGTCATTTGGTTTCTCATGCTGAGCAAGCCATTGAAGATGTGGTTAATGATTGCTTAAAAAACCATCCGTTAGCTACGACGACCAATATCAGCGCCCATGCGCGCCGTGATGCGCCCGGTGTCTATTTATATGCCAATTATGCTGACATTATTGACAATAACGATATTGCCAATAACGACATTGATAAAAATGCTAACGAGCCAAATGATGACGCCATCATGATTGGTAAAATTGCCTCATTAGGTTTTAAAATTAAGCACGGCTTTAGCTATCATGGCATCGCGCTTAATATCGATTGTGATTTAGCTGCCTTTAATGCCATCAACCCGTGTGGCTATGCCGGTATGCAAATGCTGCGGTTATCCGACTTTACCGCAATGAGTGCCCAACTTGCTGATGCTTTAAATTATGAGCAAGTTACGCAAAAGCTGATTGATAATATTGCTCAGCGCCATGGAGGCTTGATTGAGCTACGCGCGATTGCGCCAAAATCGTAA